The following are from one region of the Salvia splendens isolate huo1 chromosome 2, SspV2, whole genome shotgun sequence genome:
- the LOC121789200 gene encoding phosphatidylinositol/phosphatidylcholine transfer protein SFH9-like isoform X2, with protein MQLLVKEIAMVHEDDRGRRSGLEIIPEVDKRRRRMRSLRRKAMTRGTSSLKNSSKHVLHCHFASISTEDFPDEEEEKAVNAFRQVLLERDLLPARQDDFHTLLRFLKARNFDPHKTLHMWEEMLKWRKENGVDSILQDFVYEEFEEVQHYYPHGYHGIDKGGRPLYIERLGKIEPNKLMSVTTVDRFLKYHVKGFEMTFVEKFPACSIAAKRHIDSTTTILDVQGLNWMSFGKVAHDLAMHMQRIDGSNYPETLHHMYIVNAGGGFKCLWNWAKGLLDPRTTTKITVLGTTFQEKLLEVIDASQLPNFLGGSCSCLNQGGCLRSEKGPWQNPQLMKLVHTLLNGELIYPRKMSFYDDDDIQTKLIDKGLRSDIFRVGFSESDDFGMQLIDMKETMSLGEQYKVGSGDENHCPPKLTTLAPEQRAQKGLIFTKVTDVLLRFLACVCFLLKGLFRIFFKTQNTEILKEINPTTQLPNSVSPDEQGIRGSPEGLIHPCWQKLQHLENLVNELTKRPAKIPPEKDEILLESINRIKSIEHDLLKTRKALLATTSKQVELSESLQTLKEINLKGSRGCWVRSSKSLPRAT; from the exons ATGCAGCTATTAGTTAAAG AAATAGCTATGGTTCATGAAGATGACAGGGGGAGAAGGTCAGGTCTTGAGATTATCCCTGAGGTTGACAAGAGACGTCGTCGGATGAGATCTTTGAGGAGGAAGGCCATGACAAGAGGCACTAGTTCTCTGAAGAATAGCAGTAAGCATGTGTTGCATTGCCATTTCGCCTCAATTTCGACAGAGGACTTTCctgacgaggaggaagagaagGCAGTGAATGCATTTCGTCAGGTTTTGCTTGAAAGGGACCTGCTTCCAGCGCGGCAAGATGACTTCCATACTTTATTGAG ATTCTTGAAAGCTAGAAACTTCGACCCTCACAAAACCCTTCATATGTGGGAAGAAATGTTGAAGTGGAGGAAAGAGAATGGAGTAGACTCTATTCTTCAG GATTTTGTCTATGAAGAGTTTGAAGAAGTTCAGCACTATTATCCTCATGGTTACCATGGTATTGATAAAGGAGGGCGGCCTTTGTATATTGAAAGACTAGGAAAAATTGAACCGAACAAGCTTATGAGTGTCACAACTGTGGATAGGTTCTTAAAATATCATGTTAAAGGTTTTGAAATGACTTTTGTAGAAAAGTTCCCAGCATGTTCTATAGCAGCCAAACGGCATATTGATTCAACAACGACAATTTTGGATGTACAGGGCCTG AACTGGATGAGTTTTGGGAAGGTCGCACATGATCTAGCTATGCACATGCAGAGAATAGATGGAAGCAACTATCCTGAG ACTCTACATCATATGTACATAGTAAATGCTGGTGGTGGATTCAAGTGTCTTTGGAATTGGGCTAAAGGCCTTCTTGATCCAAGAACAACAACGAAAATTACT GTTCTAGGGACTACATTTCAAGAGAAGCTATTGGAAGTGATAGATGCTAG TCAATTACCCAATTTTCTTGGAGGTTCCTGCTCATGCCTGAATCAAGGTGGTTGTCTTAGATCTGAGAAGGGCCCCTGGCAAAATCCACAACTGATGAAG CTGGTACACACATTACTGAATGGCGAGTTGATTTATCCGAGAAAGATGAGCTTTTATGACGATGATGATATTCAAACTAAGCTAATTGACAAG GGCTTAAGAAGTGATATTTTTCGTGTTGGTTTTTCTGAAAGTGATGATTTTGGGATGCAGCTGATTGATATGAAG GAAACAATGTCTCTTGGAGAACAATATAAAGTTGGCTCCGGAGATGAAAATCACTGTCCACCAA AATTGACCACATTGGCCCCAGAACAAAGGGCACAGAAGGGATTGATCTTTACCAAGGTGACCGATGTACTGTTGAGATTTCTAGCATGCGTTTGTTTTTTGCTCAAGGGGCTGTTCAGGATATTTTTCAAGACGCAAAACACTGAGATACTAAAAGAAATTAATCCCACTACTCAGTTACCGAATTCAGTTTCTCCGGATGAACAGGGCATCCGTGGAAGTCCCGAGGGGCTTATCCATCCGTGTTGGCAGAAGTTGCAGCATTTGGAGAATTTGGTAAATGAGCTTACAAAAAGGCCAGCAAAAATTCCACCagaaaaagatgaaattttactTGAATCTATAAACCGCATCAAATCCATTGAGCATGACTTGCTGAAAACTAGAAAG GCACTTCTCGCCACAACATCAAAACAAGTGGAATTGTCTGAGTCATTGCAGACTTTGAAGGAGATCAATCTAAAG GGAAGTAGAGGCTGTTGGGTACGAAGCAGCAAGTCTCTACCTCGCGCAACCTAA
- the LOC121789200 gene encoding phosphatidylinositol/phosphatidylcholine transfer protein SFH9-like isoform X3 produces the protein MQLLVKDDRGRRSGLEIIPEVDKRRRRMRSLRRKAMTRGTSSLKNSSKHVLHCHFASISTEDFPDEEEEKAVNAFRQVLLERDLLPARQDDFHTLLRFLKARNFDPHKTLHMWEEMLKWRKENGVDSILQDFVYEEFEEVQHYYPHGYHGIDKGGRPLYIERLGKIEPNKLMSVTTVDRFLKYHVKGFEMTFVEKFPACSIAAKRHIDSTTTILDVQGLNWMSFGKVAHDLAMHMQRIDGSNYPETLHHMYIVNAGGGFKCLWNWAKGLLDPRTTTKITVLGTTFQEKLLEVIDASQLPNFLGGSCSCLNQGGCLRSEKGPWQNPQLMKLVHTLLNGELIYPRKMSFYDDDDIQTKLIDKGLRSDIFRVGFSESDDFGMQLIDMKQETMSLGEQYKVGSGDENHCPPKLTTLAPEQRAQKGLIFTKVTDVLLRFLACVCFLLKGLFRIFFKTQNTEILKEINPTTQLPNSVSPDEQGIRGSPEGLIHPCWQKLQHLENLVNELTKRPAKIPPEKDEILLESINRIKSIEHDLLKTRKALLATTSKQVELSESLQTLKEINLKGSRGCWVRSSKSLPRAT, from the exons ATGCAGCTATTAGTTAAAG ATGACAGGGGGAGAAGGTCAGGTCTTGAGATTATCCCTGAGGTTGACAAGAGACGTCGTCGGATGAGATCTTTGAGGAGGAAGGCCATGACAAGAGGCACTAGTTCTCTGAAGAATAGCAGTAAGCATGTGTTGCATTGCCATTTCGCCTCAATTTCGACAGAGGACTTTCctgacgaggaggaagagaagGCAGTGAATGCATTTCGTCAGGTTTTGCTTGAAAGGGACCTGCTTCCAGCGCGGCAAGATGACTTCCATACTTTATTGAG ATTCTTGAAAGCTAGAAACTTCGACCCTCACAAAACCCTTCATATGTGGGAAGAAATGTTGAAGTGGAGGAAAGAGAATGGAGTAGACTCTATTCTTCAG GATTTTGTCTATGAAGAGTTTGAAGAAGTTCAGCACTATTATCCTCATGGTTACCATGGTATTGATAAAGGAGGGCGGCCTTTGTATATTGAAAGACTAGGAAAAATTGAACCGAACAAGCTTATGAGTGTCACAACTGTGGATAGGTTCTTAAAATATCATGTTAAAGGTTTTGAAATGACTTTTGTAGAAAAGTTCCCAGCATGTTCTATAGCAGCCAAACGGCATATTGATTCAACAACGACAATTTTGGATGTACAGGGCCTG AACTGGATGAGTTTTGGGAAGGTCGCACATGATCTAGCTATGCACATGCAGAGAATAGATGGAAGCAACTATCCTGAG ACTCTACATCATATGTACATAGTAAATGCTGGTGGTGGATTCAAGTGTCTTTGGAATTGGGCTAAAGGCCTTCTTGATCCAAGAACAACAACGAAAATTACT GTTCTAGGGACTACATTTCAAGAGAAGCTATTGGAAGTGATAGATGCTAG TCAATTACCCAATTTTCTTGGAGGTTCCTGCTCATGCCTGAATCAAGGTGGTTGTCTTAGATCTGAGAAGGGCCCCTGGCAAAATCCACAACTGATGAAG CTGGTACACACATTACTGAATGGCGAGTTGATTTATCCGAGAAAGATGAGCTTTTATGACGATGATGATATTCAAACTAAGCTAATTGACAAG GGCTTAAGAAGTGATATTTTTCGTGTTGGTTTTTCTGAAAGTGATGATTTTGGGATGCAGCTGATTGATATGAAG CAGGAAACAATGTCTCTTGGAGAACAATATAAAGTTGGCTCCGGAGATGAAAATCACTGTCCACCAA AATTGACCACATTGGCCCCAGAACAAAGGGCACAGAAGGGATTGATCTTTACCAAGGTGACCGATGTACTGTTGAGATTTCTAGCATGCGTTTGTTTTTTGCTCAAGGGGCTGTTCAGGATATTTTTCAAGACGCAAAACACTGAGATACTAAAAGAAATTAATCCCACTACTCAGTTACCGAATTCAGTTTCTCCGGATGAACAGGGCATCCGTGGAAGTCCCGAGGGGCTTATCCATCCGTGTTGGCAGAAGTTGCAGCATTTGGAGAATTTGGTAAATGAGCTTACAAAAAGGCCAGCAAAAATTCCACCagaaaaagatgaaattttactTGAATCTATAAACCGCATCAAATCCATTGAGCATGACTTGCTGAAAACTAGAAAG GCACTTCTCGCCACAACATCAAAACAAGTGGAATTGTCTGAGTCATTGCAGACTTTGAAGGAGATCAATCTAAAG GGAAGTAGAGGCTGTTGGGTACGAAGCAGCAAGTCTCTACCTCGCGCAACCTAA
- the LOC121789200 gene encoding phosphatidylinositol/phosphatidylcholine transfer protein SFH9-like isoform X1: MQLLVKEIAMVHEDDRGRRSGLEIIPEVDKRRRRMRSLRRKAMTRGTSSLKNSSKHVLHCHFASISTEDFPDEEEEKAVNAFRQVLLERDLLPARQDDFHTLLRFLKARNFDPHKTLHMWEEMLKWRKENGVDSILQDFVYEEFEEVQHYYPHGYHGIDKGGRPLYIERLGKIEPNKLMSVTTVDRFLKYHVKGFEMTFVEKFPACSIAAKRHIDSTTTILDVQGLNWMSFGKVAHDLAMHMQRIDGSNYPETLHHMYIVNAGGGFKCLWNWAKGLLDPRTTTKITVLGTTFQEKLLEVIDASQLPNFLGGSCSCLNQGGCLRSEKGPWQNPQLMKLVHTLLNGELIYPRKMSFYDDDDIQTKLIDKGLRSDIFRVGFSESDDFGMQLIDMKQETMSLGEQYKVGSGDENHCPPKLTTLAPEQRAQKGLIFTKVTDVLLRFLACVCFLLKGLFRIFFKTQNTEILKEINPTTQLPNSVSPDEQGIRGSPEGLIHPCWQKLQHLENLVNELTKRPAKIPPEKDEILLESINRIKSIEHDLLKTRKALLATTSKQVELSESLQTLKEINLKGSRGCWVRSSKSLPRAT; this comes from the exons ATGCAGCTATTAGTTAAAG AAATAGCTATGGTTCATGAAGATGACAGGGGGAGAAGGTCAGGTCTTGAGATTATCCCTGAGGTTGACAAGAGACGTCGTCGGATGAGATCTTTGAGGAGGAAGGCCATGACAAGAGGCACTAGTTCTCTGAAGAATAGCAGTAAGCATGTGTTGCATTGCCATTTCGCCTCAATTTCGACAGAGGACTTTCctgacgaggaggaagagaagGCAGTGAATGCATTTCGTCAGGTTTTGCTTGAAAGGGACCTGCTTCCAGCGCGGCAAGATGACTTCCATACTTTATTGAG ATTCTTGAAAGCTAGAAACTTCGACCCTCACAAAACCCTTCATATGTGGGAAGAAATGTTGAAGTGGAGGAAAGAGAATGGAGTAGACTCTATTCTTCAG GATTTTGTCTATGAAGAGTTTGAAGAAGTTCAGCACTATTATCCTCATGGTTACCATGGTATTGATAAAGGAGGGCGGCCTTTGTATATTGAAAGACTAGGAAAAATTGAACCGAACAAGCTTATGAGTGTCACAACTGTGGATAGGTTCTTAAAATATCATGTTAAAGGTTTTGAAATGACTTTTGTAGAAAAGTTCCCAGCATGTTCTATAGCAGCCAAACGGCATATTGATTCAACAACGACAATTTTGGATGTACAGGGCCTG AACTGGATGAGTTTTGGGAAGGTCGCACATGATCTAGCTATGCACATGCAGAGAATAGATGGAAGCAACTATCCTGAG ACTCTACATCATATGTACATAGTAAATGCTGGTGGTGGATTCAAGTGTCTTTGGAATTGGGCTAAAGGCCTTCTTGATCCAAGAACAACAACGAAAATTACT GTTCTAGGGACTACATTTCAAGAGAAGCTATTGGAAGTGATAGATGCTAG TCAATTACCCAATTTTCTTGGAGGTTCCTGCTCATGCCTGAATCAAGGTGGTTGTCTTAGATCTGAGAAGGGCCCCTGGCAAAATCCACAACTGATGAAG CTGGTACACACATTACTGAATGGCGAGTTGATTTATCCGAGAAAGATGAGCTTTTATGACGATGATGATATTCAAACTAAGCTAATTGACAAG GGCTTAAGAAGTGATATTTTTCGTGTTGGTTTTTCTGAAAGTGATGATTTTGGGATGCAGCTGATTGATATGAAG CAGGAAACAATGTCTCTTGGAGAACAATATAAAGTTGGCTCCGGAGATGAAAATCACTGTCCACCAA AATTGACCACATTGGCCCCAGAACAAAGGGCACAGAAGGGATTGATCTTTACCAAGGTGACCGATGTACTGTTGAGATTTCTAGCATGCGTTTGTTTTTTGCTCAAGGGGCTGTTCAGGATATTTTTCAAGACGCAAAACACTGAGATACTAAAAGAAATTAATCCCACTACTCAGTTACCGAATTCAGTTTCTCCGGATGAACAGGGCATCCGTGGAAGTCCCGAGGGGCTTATCCATCCGTGTTGGCAGAAGTTGCAGCATTTGGAGAATTTGGTAAATGAGCTTACAAAAAGGCCAGCAAAAATTCCACCagaaaaagatgaaattttactTGAATCTATAAACCGCATCAAATCCATTGAGCATGACTTGCTGAAAACTAGAAAG GCACTTCTCGCCACAACATCAAAACAAGTGGAATTGTCTGAGTCATTGCAGACTTTGAAGGAGATCAATCTAAAG GGAAGTAGAGGCTGTTGGGTACGAAGCAGCAAGTCTCTACCTCGCGCAACCTAA
- the LOC121789200 gene encoding phosphatidylinositol/phosphatidylcholine transfer protein SFH9-like isoform X7, producing the protein MQLLVKEIAMVHEDDRGRRSGLEIIPEVDKRRRRMRSLRRKAMTRGTSSLKNSSKHVLHCHFASISTEDFPDEEEEKAVNAFRQVLLERDLLPARQDDFHTLLRFLKARNFDPHKTLHMWEEMLKWRKENGVDSILQDFVYEEFEEVQHYYPHGYHGIDKGGRPLYIERLGKIEPNKLMSVTTVDRFLKYHVKGFEMTFVEKFPACSIAAKRHIDSTTTILDVQGLNWMSFGKVAHDLAMHMQRIDGSNYPETLHHMYIVNAGGGFKCLWNWAKGLLDPRTTTKITVLGTTFQEKLLEVIDASQLPNFLGGSCSCLNQGGCLRSEKGPWQNPQLMKLVHTLLNGELIYPRKMSFYDDDDIQTKLIDKGLRSDIFRVGFSESDDFGMQLIDMKQETMSLGEQYKVGSGDENHCPPKLTTLAPEQRAQKGLIFTKGIRGSPEGLIHPCWQKLQHLENLVNELTKRPAKIPPEKDEILLESINRIKSIEHDLLKTRKALLATTSKQVELSESLQTLKEINLKGSRGCWVRSSKSLPRAT; encoded by the exons ATGCAGCTATTAGTTAAAG AAATAGCTATGGTTCATGAAGATGACAGGGGGAGAAGGTCAGGTCTTGAGATTATCCCTGAGGTTGACAAGAGACGTCGTCGGATGAGATCTTTGAGGAGGAAGGCCATGACAAGAGGCACTAGTTCTCTGAAGAATAGCAGTAAGCATGTGTTGCATTGCCATTTCGCCTCAATTTCGACAGAGGACTTTCctgacgaggaggaagagaagGCAGTGAATGCATTTCGTCAGGTTTTGCTTGAAAGGGACCTGCTTCCAGCGCGGCAAGATGACTTCCATACTTTATTGAG ATTCTTGAAAGCTAGAAACTTCGACCCTCACAAAACCCTTCATATGTGGGAAGAAATGTTGAAGTGGAGGAAAGAGAATGGAGTAGACTCTATTCTTCAG GATTTTGTCTATGAAGAGTTTGAAGAAGTTCAGCACTATTATCCTCATGGTTACCATGGTATTGATAAAGGAGGGCGGCCTTTGTATATTGAAAGACTAGGAAAAATTGAACCGAACAAGCTTATGAGTGTCACAACTGTGGATAGGTTCTTAAAATATCATGTTAAAGGTTTTGAAATGACTTTTGTAGAAAAGTTCCCAGCATGTTCTATAGCAGCCAAACGGCATATTGATTCAACAACGACAATTTTGGATGTACAGGGCCTG AACTGGATGAGTTTTGGGAAGGTCGCACATGATCTAGCTATGCACATGCAGAGAATAGATGGAAGCAACTATCCTGAG ACTCTACATCATATGTACATAGTAAATGCTGGTGGTGGATTCAAGTGTCTTTGGAATTGGGCTAAAGGCCTTCTTGATCCAAGAACAACAACGAAAATTACT GTTCTAGGGACTACATTTCAAGAGAAGCTATTGGAAGTGATAGATGCTAG TCAATTACCCAATTTTCTTGGAGGTTCCTGCTCATGCCTGAATCAAGGTGGTTGTCTTAGATCTGAGAAGGGCCCCTGGCAAAATCCACAACTGATGAAG CTGGTACACACATTACTGAATGGCGAGTTGATTTATCCGAGAAAGATGAGCTTTTATGACGATGATGATATTCAAACTAAGCTAATTGACAAG GGCTTAAGAAGTGATATTTTTCGTGTTGGTTTTTCTGAAAGTGATGATTTTGGGATGCAGCTGATTGATATGAAG CAGGAAACAATGTCTCTTGGAGAACAATATAAAGTTGGCTCCGGAGATGAAAATCACTGTCCACCAA AATTGACCACATTGGCCCCAGAACAAAGGGCACAGAAGGGATTGATCTTTACCAAG GGCATCCGTGGAAGTCCCGAGGGGCTTATCCATCCGTGTTGGCAGAAGTTGCAGCATTTGGAGAATTTGGTAAATGAGCTTACAAAAAGGCCAGCAAAAATTCCACCagaaaaagatgaaattttactTGAATCTATAAACCGCATCAAATCCATTGAGCATGACTTGCTGAAAACTAGAAAG GCACTTCTCGCCACAACATCAAAACAAGTGGAATTGTCTGAGTCATTGCAGACTTTGAAGGAGATCAATCTAAAG GGAAGTAGAGGCTGTTGGGTACGAAGCAGCAAGTCTCTACCTCGCGCAACCTAA
- the LOC121789200 gene encoding phosphatidylinositol/phosphatidylcholine transfer protein SFH9-like isoform X6, producing the protein MQLLVKEIAMVHEDDRGRRSGLEIIPEVDKRRRRMRSLRRKAMTRGTSSLKNSSKHVLHCHFASISTEDFPDEEEEKAVNAFRQVLLERDLLPARQDDFHTLLRFLKARNFDPHKTLHMWEEMLKWRKENGVDSILQDFVYEEFEEVQHYYPHGYHGIDKGGRPLYIERLGKIEPNKLMSVTTVDRFLKYHVKGFEMTFVEKFPACSIAAKRHIDSTTTILDVQGLNWMSFGKVAHDLAMHMQRIDGSNYPETLHHMYIVNAGGGFKCLWNWAKGLLDPRTTTKITVLGTTFQEKLLEVIDASQLPNFLGGSCSCLNQGGCLRSEKGPWQNPQLMKLVHTLLNGELIYPRKMSFYDDDDIQTKLIDKGLRSDIFRVGFSESDDFGMQLIDMKQETMSLGEQYKVGSGDENHCPPKLTTLAPEQRAQKGLIFTKLPNSVSPDEQGIRGSPEGLIHPCWQKLQHLENLVNELTKRPAKIPPEKDEILLESINRIKSIEHDLLKTRKALLATTSKQVELSESLQTLKEINLKGSRGCWVRSSKSLPRAT; encoded by the exons ATGCAGCTATTAGTTAAAG AAATAGCTATGGTTCATGAAGATGACAGGGGGAGAAGGTCAGGTCTTGAGATTATCCCTGAGGTTGACAAGAGACGTCGTCGGATGAGATCTTTGAGGAGGAAGGCCATGACAAGAGGCACTAGTTCTCTGAAGAATAGCAGTAAGCATGTGTTGCATTGCCATTTCGCCTCAATTTCGACAGAGGACTTTCctgacgaggaggaagagaagGCAGTGAATGCATTTCGTCAGGTTTTGCTTGAAAGGGACCTGCTTCCAGCGCGGCAAGATGACTTCCATACTTTATTGAG ATTCTTGAAAGCTAGAAACTTCGACCCTCACAAAACCCTTCATATGTGGGAAGAAATGTTGAAGTGGAGGAAAGAGAATGGAGTAGACTCTATTCTTCAG GATTTTGTCTATGAAGAGTTTGAAGAAGTTCAGCACTATTATCCTCATGGTTACCATGGTATTGATAAAGGAGGGCGGCCTTTGTATATTGAAAGACTAGGAAAAATTGAACCGAACAAGCTTATGAGTGTCACAACTGTGGATAGGTTCTTAAAATATCATGTTAAAGGTTTTGAAATGACTTTTGTAGAAAAGTTCCCAGCATGTTCTATAGCAGCCAAACGGCATATTGATTCAACAACGACAATTTTGGATGTACAGGGCCTG AACTGGATGAGTTTTGGGAAGGTCGCACATGATCTAGCTATGCACATGCAGAGAATAGATGGAAGCAACTATCCTGAG ACTCTACATCATATGTACATAGTAAATGCTGGTGGTGGATTCAAGTGTCTTTGGAATTGGGCTAAAGGCCTTCTTGATCCAAGAACAACAACGAAAATTACT GTTCTAGGGACTACATTTCAAGAGAAGCTATTGGAAGTGATAGATGCTAG TCAATTACCCAATTTTCTTGGAGGTTCCTGCTCATGCCTGAATCAAGGTGGTTGTCTTAGATCTGAGAAGGGCCCCTGGCAAAATCCACAACTGATGAAG CTGGTACACACATTACTGAATGGCGAGTTGATTTATCCGAGAAAGATGAGCTTTTATGACGATGATGATATTCAAACTAAGCTAATTGACAAG GGCTTAAGAAGTGATATTTTTCGTGTTGGTTTTTCTGAAAGTGATGATTTTGGGATGCAGCTGATTGATATGAAG CAGGAAACAATGTCTCTTGGAGAACAATATAAAGTTGGCTCCGGAGATGAAAATCACTGTCCACCAA AATTGACCACATTGGCCCCAGAACAAAGGGCACAGAAGGGATTGATCTTTACCAAG TTACCGAATTCAGTTTCTCCGGATGAACAGGGCATCCGTGGAAGTCCCGAGGGGCTTATCCATCCGTGTTGGCAGAAGTTGCAGCATTTGGAGAATTTGGTAAATGAGCTTACAAAAAGGCCAGCAAAAATTCCACCagaaaaagatgaaattttactTGAATCTATAAACCGCATCAAATCCATTGAGCATGACTTGCTGAAAACTAGAAAG GCACTTCTCGCCACAACATCAAAACAAGTGGAATTGTCTGAGTCATTGCAGACTTTGAAGGAGATCAATCTAAAG GGAAGTAGAGGCTGTTGGGTACGAAGCAGCAAGTCTCTACCTCGCGCAACCTAA
- the LOC121789200 gene encoding phosphatidylinositol/phosphatidylcholine transfer protein SFH9-like isoform X4: MVHEDDRGRRSGLEIIPEVDKRRRRMRSLRRKAMTRGTSSLKNSSKHVLHCHFASISTEDFPDEEEEKAVNAFRQVLLERDLLPARQDDFHTLLRFLKARNFDPHKTLHMWEEMLKWRKENGVDSILQDFVYEEFEEVQHYYPHGYHGIDKGGRPLYIERLGKIEPNKLMSVTTVDRFLKYHVKGFEMTFVEKFPACSIAAKRHIDSTTTILDVQGLNWMSFGKVAHDLAMHMQRIDGSNYPETLHHMYIVNAGGGFKCLWNWAKGLLDPRTTTKITVLGTTFQEKLLEVIDASQLPNFLGGSCSCLNQGGCLRSEKGPWQNPQLMKLVHTLLNGELIYPRKMSFYDDDDIQTKLIDKGLRSDIFRVGFSESDDFGMQLIDMKQETMSLGEQYKVGSGDENHCPPKLTTLAPEQRAQKGLIFTKVTDVLLRFLACVCFLLKGLFRIFFKTQNTEILKEINPTTQLPNSVSPDEQGIRGSPEGLIHPCWQKLQHLENLVNELTKRPAKIPPEKDEILLESINRIKSIEHDLLKTRKALLATTSKQVELSESLQTLKEINLKGSRGCWVRSSKSLPRAT; this comes from the exons ATGGTTCATGAAGATGACAGGGGGAGAAGGTCAGGTCTTGAGATTATCCCTGAGGTTGACAAGAGACGTCGTCGGATGAGATCTTTGAGGAGGAAGGCCATGACAAGAGGCACTAGTTCTCTGAAGAATAGCAGTAAGCATGTGTTGCATTGCCATTTCGCCTCAATTTCGACAGAGGACTTTCctgacgaggaggaagagaagGCAGTGAATGCATTTCGTCAGGTTTTGCTTGAAAGGGACCTGCTTCCAGCGCGGCAAGATGACTTCCATACTTTATTGAG ATTCTTGAAAGCTAGAAACTTCGACCCTCACAAAACCCTTCATATGTGGGAAGAAATGTTGAAGTGGAGGAAAGAGAATGGAGTAGACTCTATTCTTCAG GATTTTGTCTATGAAGAGTTTGAAGAAGTTCAGCACTATTATCCTCATGGTTACCATGGTATTGATAAAGGAGGGCGGCCTTTGTATATTGAAAGACTAGGAAAAATTGAACCGAACAAGCTTATGAGTGTCACAACTGTGGATAGGTTCTTAAAATATCATGTTAAAGGTTTTGAAATGACTTTTGTAGAAAAGTTCCCAGCATGTTCTATAGCAGCCAAACGGCATATTGATTCAACAACGACAATTTTGGATGTACAGGGCCTG AACTGGATGAGTTTTGGGAAGGTCGCACATGATCTAGCTATGCACATGCAGAGAATAGATGGAAGCAACTATCCTGAG ACTCTACATCATATGTACATAGTAAATGCTGGTGGTGGATTCAAGTGTCTTTGGAATTGGGCTAAAGGCCTTCTTGATCCAAGAACAACAACGAAAATTACT GTTCTAGGGACTACATTTCAAGAGAAGCTATTGGAAGTGATAGATGCTAG TCAATTACCCAATTTTCTTGGAGGTTCCTGCTCATGCCTGAATCAAGGTGGTTGTCTTAGATCTGAGAAGGGCCCCTGGCAAAATCCACAACTGATGAAG CTGGTACACACATTACTGAATGGCGAGTTGATTTATCCGAGAAAGATGAGCTTTTATGACGATGATGATATTCAAACTAAGCTAATTGACAAG GGCTTAAGAAGTGATATTTTTCGTGTTGGTTTTTCTGAAAGTGATGATTTTGGGATGCAGCTGATTGATATGAAG CAGGAAACAATGTCTCTTGGAGAACAATATAAAGTTGGCTCCGGAGATGAAAATCACTGTCCACCAA AATTGACCACATTGGCCCCAGAACAAAGGGCACAGAAGGGATTGATCTTTACCAAGGTGACCGATGTACTGTTGAGATTTCTAGCATGCGTTTGTTTTTTGCTCAAGGGGCTGTTCAGGATATTTTTCAAGACGCAAAACACTGAGATACTAAAAGAAATTAATCCCACTACTCAGTTACCGAATTCAGTTTCTCCGGATGAACAGGGCATCCGTGGAAGTCCCGAGGGGCTTATCCATCCGTGTTGGCAGAAGTTGCAGCATTTGGAGAATTTGGTAAATGAGCTTACAAAAAGGCCAGCAAAAATTCCACCagaaaaagatgaaattttactTGAATCTATAAACCGCATCAAATCCATTGAGCATGACTTGCTGAAAACTAGAAAG GCACTTCTCGCCACAACATCAAAACAAGTGGAATTGTCTGAGTCATTGCAGACTTTGAAGGAGATCAATCTAAAG GGAAGTAGAGGCTGTTGGGTACGAAGCAGCAAGTCTCTACCTCGCGCAACCTAA